In one window of Nocardia brasiliensis DNA:
- a CDS encoding alpha/beta hydrolase: MVIRWIMTALAAVVAAVLMLFAYVILAVRIPAPFVALTHVVSDYGLYLIPLGVAGFVLSLAAFAPKGRTGVRQASAVTGLVCLLGVVVAGFPLAASWGTAVRHDARLSFGEYFTGGSNVGAPVDELSTVFHTIDGQELKLDVKLPAGTPSRPRPAVVWVHGGGWAHGDRGEAPKWHEWLNDKGYAVFAIDYRLAPPPTWNQAPADVKCAVGWVKQQARAYGIDPRRVMVAGGSAGGNLALMAAYADDRVPPSCAVTDTSVAAVAVFHPIPDLAEAWRDSGLPVRMHTFLEDYLGGSPEQFPQRYKAASPATYVRPNVPPTLIMHGTRDHVAPYRGSAELAERLRRVGVENRLIAVPYGEHIFDFTWGDWGAQISRHTFGAFLADHFPAP; encoded by the coding sequence ATGGTCATTCGGTGGATCATGACGGCGCTGGCCGCAGTGGTGGCCGCGGTGCTGATGCTGTTCGCGTACGTGATCCTCGCCGTGCGGATTCCCGCGCCCTTCGTGGCACTGACGCACGTGGTGAGCGATTACGGGCTGTACCTGATTCCGCTGGGCGTCGCCGGGTTCGTGCTGTCGCTGGCCGCCTTCGCGCCGAAGGGGCGCACCGGGGTGCGTCAGGCGTCGGCGGTGACCGGTCTGGTCTGCCTGCTCGGCGTGGTCGTCGCGGGATTCCCGCTGGCTGCCTCGTGGGGCACCGCCGTGCGCCACGACGCGAGGCTGTCGTTCGGCGAGTACTTCACCGGCGGGTCGAATGTCGGCGCGCCCGTCGATGAGCTGAGCACCGTCTTCCACACCATCGACGGCCAGGAACTGAAGCTCGATGTGAAGCTGCCCGCGGGGACGCCGTCGCGGCCGCGACCCGCCGTGGTCTGGGTGCACGGCGGGGGCTGGGCGCACGGTGATCGCGGCGAGGCGCCCAAGTGGCACGAGTGGCTGAACGACAAGGGCTATGCGGTCTTCGCCATCGACTACCGGCTCGCGCCGCCGCCCACCTGGAACCAGGCGCCCGCGGACGTGAAGTGCGCTGTCGGCTGGGTCAAGCAGCAGGCTCGGGCGTACGGGATCGACCCGCGACGCGTCATGGTCGCGGGCGGCTCGGCGGGCGGCAACCTGGCGCTGATGGCCGCCTACGCCGACGACCGGGTGCCGCCGAGTTGCGCGGTGACCGATACGTCGGTCGCCGCGGTCGCGGTCTTCCATCCGATACCCGATTTGGCGGAAGCGTGGCGCGACAGCGGGCTGCCCGTGCGGATGCACACCTTCCTCGAGGACTACCTCGGTGGCAGCCCCGAGCAGTTCCCGCAGCGATACAAGGCGGCCTCGCCCGCCACCTACGTCCGGCCGAACGTGCCGCCGACGCTGATCATGCACGGCACCAGGGATCATGTTGCGCCGTATCGGGGTTCGGCCGAATTGGCCGAACGGTTGCGCCGGGTCGGCGTCGAGAATCGTTTGATCGCAGTGCCTTATGGCGAACACATCTTCGATTTCACCTGGGGCGACTGGGGCGCGCAGATTTCCAGGCACACCTTCGGCGCATTCCTCGCCGACCATTTCCCGGCGCCCTGA
- a CDS encoding nuclear transport factor 2 family protein: MSQSNLELVTQVYHAFGARDFSVIERLFDPDIEIKEAAQLPWGGTHVGHNGANTYFGTMLAHIDANVVPQSIFAAGDDVVMTGRGIGKTTGGEVAFDVPNIHVWHLRDGRVVGFDNYVDTPAMLAALNGAPHTN; encoded by the coding sequence GTGTCCCAGAGCAATCTCGAATTAGTCACCCAGGTGTACCACGCGTTCGGAGCGCGCGACTTTTCGGTCATCGAGCGACTTTTCGATCCGGATATCGAGATCAAGGAGGCCGCGCAACTGCCGTGGGGCGGCACGCATGTCGGTCACAACGGTGCCAATACCTATTTCGGGACGATGCTGGCGCACATCGACGCGAATGTCGTGCCGCAGAGCATCTTCGCCGCAGGTGACGACGTGGTCATGACAGGGCGCGGCATCGGGAAGACCACCGGGGGCGAGGTCGCGTTCGACGTGCCGAACATCCACGTGTGGCATCTGCGCGACGGTCGCGTCGTCGGCTTCGACAACTACGTCGACACCCCGGCCATGCTGGCCGCGCTCAACGGGGCGCCACACACCAACTAG
- a CDS encoding cytochrome P450 translates to MTLPPPAAESRSGPAPHGSPIDHDGPRVSLYSPEFAADPHDAYRRMRERYGSLVPVELAAGVPATLVIGYYTAVRIFNDPDHFPADPRAWQQNVASDCPVLPMMQWRPNALRSAGAEHARYRQVNLAGLDKVDQYGLHDTVAEIAIPLINEFCMDGSADLVRQYAFPLAFAVLNALLGCPAEIAQQAATGMAAIFEGVDADRGNKMLVAALQELAQRKRTAPGDDVTTRMLRHPAELTDTEMVHQLATLYGAGIEPQQNLIVNTLLLILTDERFGGSVLGGSLSTRDALDEVLFNDPPMANFCISFPRQPILIDDVWLPAHQPVVISMTACNTDPAIAGNQYAGNRSHLAWGAGPHVCPASSLAYLIAQDAIDQLLDALPEIGLAVRPGDLVWRPGPFHRAVTALPVTFPAAPPLPVP, encoded by the coding sequence ATGACGTTGCCCCCGCCCGCGGCAGAGAGCCGGTCCGGTCCCGCACCGCACGGTTCCCCCATTGATCACGACGGCCCACGGGTGTCGTTGTATTCACCGGAGTTCGCCGCCGACCCGCACGACGCCTATCGGCGGATGCGCGAGCGGTACGGGTCACTGGTGCCGGTCGAGCTGGCCGCCGGGGTACCCGCCACCTTGGTGATCGGGTATTACACCGCGGTGCGGATCTTCAACGACCCGGACCATTTTCCGGCCGACCCGCGAGCCTGGCAGCAGAATGTCGCCTCCGATTGCCCGGTATTGCCGATGATGCAGTGGCGGCCGAACGCGCTGCGCAGCGCCGGCGCCGAACACGCGCGGTATCGGCAGGTGAATCTCGCGGGCCTGGACAAGGTTGATCAGTACGGCCTGCACGACACGGTGGCCGAGATCGCGATACCGCTGATCAACGAGTTCTGCATGGACGGGTCGGCGGACTTGGTGCGCCAGTACGCTTTTCCGCTCGCGTTCGCGGTATTGAACGCGCTGCTCGGCTGTCCCGCCGAAATCGCGCAGCAGGCCGCGACCGGTATGGCGGCGATCTTCGAGGGGGTCGACGCCGACCGGGGGAACAAGATGCTCGTCGCCGCGCTGCAGGAATTGGCGCAGCGTAAACGCACGGCGCCCGGCGACGACGTGACCACCCGAATGCTGCGCCATCCGGCCGAGCTGACCGATACCGAGATGGTGCACCAGCTGGCGACGCTGTACGGCGCGGGCATCGAGCCGCAACAGAATCTGATCGTCAACACCCTGCTGCTGATTCTCACCGACGAGCGCTTCGGCGGCAGCGTGCTCGGCGGCAGCCTGTCCACCCGGGACGCGTTGGACGAGGTGCTGTTCAACGATCCCCCGATGGCGAATTTCTGCATCAGCTTTCCGCGCCAGCCGATCCTGATCGACGACGTCTGGTTGCCCGCCCATCAGCCGGTGGTGATCAGCATGACCGCGTGCAACACCGATCCGGCGATCGCCGGGAACCAATACGCGGGCAACCGATCCCATCTGGCCTGGGGCGCCGGACCGCACGTGTGCCCGGCCAGTTCGCTGGCCTATCTGATCGCGCAGGATGCCATCGACCAGCTCTTGGACGCCTTGCCCGAGATCGGTCTCGCGGTGCGTCCTGGCGATCTGGTCTGGCGGCCCGGTCCGTTCCATCGGGCGGTGACGGCCCTGCCGGTCACCTTTCCGGCCGCGCCGCCGCTACCTGTGCCCTAA
- a CDS encoding esterase/lipase family protein: protein MATLRCRWGVAELAACLAVLLAAAPAAAETDADWTVPPTGANDWSCAPATAYPQPVLLVHGTWDNQSAWDTLAPQLKAHGVCVFSLNYGHAPTSMRGSVPGVFGTADIRTSAKEFAAFVAKVRAATGAARVDIVAHSQGGPLVRQYLRFDGGADRLDPSRNLVDHLVTIAATHHGTTADGLGYLLPTGSAAALSDSMIARVLGTAAAQQLATSEFLRTLNAGGDTEPGIHYTAIATRVDHVVTPPEATFLRAGVGATVDNVWVQDVCPTDTYHHGILPHSPAVAYLVHKALGLPFSADPCPVEQSE from the coding sequence ATGGCTACCCTTCGGTGTCGCTGGGGTGTTGCCGAACTCGCTGCGTGCCTCGCGGTGCTGCTCGCCGCCGCGCCGGCGGCCGCCGAAACCGACGCGGACTGGACCGTACCGCCCACCGGTGCGAACGACTGGTCCTGCGCGCCAGCGACGGCCTATCCGCAGCCCGTCCTGCTCGTGCACGGGACCTGGGACAACCAGAGCGCCTGGGACACCCTCGCCCCGCAGCTGAAAGCGCATGGCGTGTGCGTATTCTCGCTCAATTACGGGCACGCGCCGACCAGCATGCGCGGGTCGGTGCCCGGCGTGTTCGGCACCGCCGACATCCGGACCTCGGCCAAGGAGTTCGCCGCGTTCGTCGCCAAGGTGCGCGCCGCCACCGGCGCGGCGCGGGTGGATATCGTCGCCCACTCCCAGGGCGGCCCGCTGGTGCGGCAGTACCTTCGCTTCGACGGCGGCGCCGACCGCCTCGACCCGTCCCGCAACCTGGTCGACCACCTCGTCACCATCGCCGCCACCCACCACGGCACCACCGCGGACGGCCTCGGCTATCTCCTACCCACCGGCAGTGCCGCCGCGCTGTCGGACAGCATGATCGCCAGAGTGCTCGGCACCGCGGCGGCCCAGCAGCTGGCGACCAGCGAATTCCTGCGCACGCTCAACGCCGGGGGCGACACCGAACCGGGTATCCACTACACCGCGATCGCGACCCGGGTCGACCATGTGGTCACGCCGCCGGAAGCGACGTTTCTGCGCGCGGGGGTCGGCGCCACCGTCGACAATGTCTGGGTGCAGGACGTGTGCCCCACCGACACTTATCACCACGGCATTCTGCCGCACTCGCCCGCCGTCGCCTATTTGGTGCACAAAGCGCTCGGATTGCCGTTTTCCGCTGATCCGTGCCCGGTCGAACAATCGGAATAA
- a CDS encoding maleylpyruvate isomerase N-terminal domain-containing protein, with protein sequence MDLFSHAWTALRSAVAELRDEDFAAPSGCTGWLVRDLVCHLIIDAQDVLITLVTPADDEPTRDAVTYWAVAETPPTGDDPLDALIVRLAAAYEQPQLLWLHLDDVGSAAGRAADLADPNQLISTQGQVLSTADYLDAYVLEWTLHHLDLVAHLPDVTRPPEAGLARTRALLEQIAGGAFPASFTDTDALLIGTGRRAATEAEQAELGELAAKLPLILG encoded by the coding sequence GTGGACCTCTTCTCCCACGCCTGGACGGCGTTGCGCTCGGCGGTCGCCGAGCTCCGAGACGAAGACTTCGCCGCACCATCCGGGTGCACCGGCTGGTTAGTGCGGGATCTGGTGTGCCACTTGATTATCGACGCGCAAGACGTCCTGATCACCCTGGTGACGCCCGCGGACGACGAGCCGACTCGCGACGCGGTGACCTACTGGGCCGTCGCCGAGACCCCACCGACCGGCGACGACCCGCTCGACGCGCTGATCGTCCGGTTGGCCGCCGCCTACGAGCAGCCCCAGCTGCTCTGGCTGCACCTCGACGACGTCGGCTCCGCCGCCGGTCGCGCCGCCGACCTCGCCGACCCGAACCAGCTGATCAGCACCCAGGGCCAGGTCCTGTCCACCGCCGACTACCTCGATGCCTACGTGCTCGAGTGGACCCTGCACCACCTCGACCTGGTCGCCCATCTCCCCGACGTCACACGGCCGCCCGAGGCGGGACTCGCCCGCACCCGCGCGCTGCTCGAGCAGATCGCGGGCGGTGCCTTCCCCGCCTCGTTCACCGATACCGACGCGCTGCTGATCGGGACCGGACGCCGCGCCGCGACCGAGGCCGAGCAGGCCGAACTCGGCGAGCTCGCCGCGAAGCTACCCCTCATCCTCGGGTAG
- a CDS encoding alkene reductase — protein MTSLFDSYRLGNLRLPNRMVMAPMSRVRGGADGMAIAANATYYAQRATAGLIVSEGIPPSLQGQSNPGVPTLVADAQAASWRPVTDAVHANGGRIFAQIMHGGRVGHPEIAGFQPVGPSAVPLRADVFAPSGMQPAAAPRALSLTEIAGEAQVYADAARRAIDAGFDGVELHGANGYLIQQFLSTNVNQRTDAYGGSISGRIRFAVEAVAATVDAVGADRVGIRLSPGGTIWDIVEADVPRLYSALLAELADSTSPSSMCWPPPTRRCWSRCARPGRRRSS, from the coding sequence GTGACCAGCTTGTTCGACAGTTATCGTCTCGGCAATCTGCGGTTGCCGAATCGGATGGTGATGGCGCCGATGTCGCGGGTGCGGGGTGGGGCCGACGGCATGGCGATCGCCGCCAACGCGACCTACTACGCGCAGCGGGCGACGGCGGGACTGATTGTCTCGGAAGGGATTCCGCCGAGCCTGCAAGGCCAGTCGAATCCCGGTGTCCCCACCTTGGTCGCCGATGCGCAGGCCGCGTCGTGGCGGCCGGTGACCGATGCCGTGCACGCCAACGGCGGTCGGATCTTCGCGCAGATCATGCACGGTGGCCGGGTCGGGCACCCGGAGATCGCGGGGTTCCAGCCCGTCGGCCCCTCGGCCGTGCCGTTGCGCGCCGACGTGTTCGCCCCGAGCGGTATGCAACCCGCGGCGGCGCCCAGAGCGCTCTCGCTCACCGAAATCGCCGGTGAGGCACAGGTTTACGCGGATGCCGCGCGGCGCGCGATCGACGCTGGGTTCGACGGTGTCGAGTTGCACGGCGCGAACGGATATCTGATCCAGCAGTTCCTGTCCACCAACGTCAACCAGCGCACCGACGCCTACGGCGGATCCATCAGCGGCCGAATCCGATTCGCCGTCGAGGCGGTGGCGGCGACGGTGGACGCGGTCGGCGCCGATCGGGTCGGCATCCGCCTCTCGCCGGGTGGCACGATCTGGGACATCGTCGAAGCCGACGTGCCGCGACTGTACAGCGCGTTGCTCGCCGAACTGGCCGACTCGACCTCGCCTTCATCGATGTGCTGGCCACCGCCGACGAGGAGGTGTTGGTCGCGCTGCGCAAGGCCTGGCCGACGGCGTTCATCCTGA
- a CDS encoding MerR family transcriptional regulator has translation MRIGQLAARTGVSVRALRYYEEHHLLTAERTPSGQRVYGEAAVRRVEMIQRLYGAGLSSKSIRYIMPCMASGDSSPELVDYLVAERDRIDRQIVELQQTRDELTVFITNAAESAVTGISCAPQ, from the coding sequence ATGCGGATAGGCCAACTCGCCGCCAGGACAGGGGTCAGCGTGCGGGCGCTGCGCTACTACGAGGAGCATCACCTACTCACCGCCGAGCGCACCCCCAGCGGACAGCGCGTCTACGGCGAGGCCGCGGTGCGCCGCGTCGAAATGATCCAGCGGCTCTACGGCGCCGGGCTGTCGAGCAAGTCGATCCGGTACATCATGCCGTGCATGGCTTCCGGGGACTCTTCCCCGGAACTCGTGGATTATCTTGTGGCCGAACGGGATCGGATCGACCGGCAGATCGTCGAGCTGCAACAGACCCGCGACGAACTCACCGTGTTCATCACCAACGCGGCCGAGTCGGCGGTCACCGGCATATCCTGCGCGCCCCAGTAG
- a CDS encoding cold-shock protein, with translation MTQGTVKWFNAEKGFGFIAQDGGGADVFVHYSAVSGSGFKSLEEGQRVEFEVGQGQKGPQAQDVRAI, from the coding sequence ATGACGCAAGGCACTGTGAAATGGTTCAACGCTGAAAAAGGCTTCGGCTTCATCGCGCAAGACGGTGGCGGCGCTGACGTGTTCGTGCACTACTCCGCTGTTTCCGGCTCGGGCTTCAAGTCCCTTGAAGAAGGACAGCGCGTGGAGTTCGAGGTCGGCCAGGGACAGAAGGGCCCCCAGGCCCAGGACGTTCGCGCTATCTGA